From the Candidatus Peribacteria bacterium genome, one window contains:
- the lgt gene encoding prolipoprotein diacylglyceryl transferase: protein MISFFPSRTVALELFGFGIHWYGLLYFAAFVLAWFLVPHLQKYRQLTLSADNWSSLISAAVIGVIVGGRLGYVFFYAPSYYLENPLQIFAVWNGGMASHGGFIGVAIAMLFVLRKKTWDDILRIADVIVIPVAIGLGLGRLGNFINQELYGTVTSLPWGMNFPGADGLRHPIQLYDFAAMMLLAAALFLSLRSSVKPGRTLALFLILYSIVRILIEFIRDQAGVPVYILTEGQWLTIPILVLGLMLFVKKGNR from the coding sequence ATGATTTCCTTTTTCCCGTCCCGCACCGTTGCGCTGGAACTTTTCGGATTTGGCATTCACTGGTATGGACTTCTGTATTTTGCCGCGTTTGTTCTTGCATGGTTTCTGGTGCCGCATCTGCAGAAATACCGGCAACTCACTCTGTCTGCAGACAACTGGTCATCCCTTATTTCCGCAGCGGTGATCGGCGTGATTGTCGGCGGCAGACTCGGTTATGTCTTTTTCTACGCACCATCGTATTATCTTGAGAATCCTCTGCAGATCTTTGCAGTCTGGAACGGGGGAATGGCATCACATGGGGGATTCATCGGCGTGGCGATCGCGATGCTTTTTGTCCTGCGCAAAAAAACCTGGGATGACATTCTGCGCATTGCAGACGTGATCGTGATCCCGGTTGCCATCGGTCTCGGCCTCGGACGTCTTGGAAATTTCATCAATCAGGAGCTCTACGGAACTGTCACATCTCTTCCCTGGGGCATGAATTTTCCGGGCGCAGACGGACTCCGTCATCCGATTCAGCTGTATGACTTTGCAGCCATGATGCTTCTGGCAGCAGCGCTTTTTCTTTCCCTGCGGTCTTCAGTAAAACCCGGCCGGACACTCGCACTTTTCCTCATTCTCTACAGCATTGTCCGTATTCTGATTGAATTCATTCGCGACCAGGCTGGTGTGCCGGTGTATATCCTGACAGAAGGGCAGTGGCTGACGATTCCGATACTGGTTTTGGGCTTGATGTTGTTTGTAAAAAAGGGGAATCGCTGA
- the ftsA gene encoding cell division protein FtsA gives MPKERVLASLDIGSSKIRTVVAITEGGQEQGVPNVIGVGVSPSMGIRKGQVIDVEELIHNIISSLEDAERMAGVPVNHVFVGMSGSHIESFDSRGVIAISGSEITMDDVARVLEAAQAVSIPPNRRILHIEPKAYAVDEQRGIKNPVGMTGIRLEVEAHIITGHVQHVKNLEKCISQAGVDIDALVPSTIAAAEATLSKRQKELGVVVIDVGAGCTSVAVFEEGTILHSIGLPVAGEMVTNDIAIGLRTSVDTAERIKIEFGSVLPQEINERDTIDLSSISRVDTQTVSKRYMAEIMQARYYEIFSLVKAELVRLGRSGMLPAGAVLTGAAVKAPGVLDLARDVLGLPVQMGFPVDIGGVIEKVDDPAYATSLGTLIWGLREGDGMSSAGNFQMKRVAAQVGSWFKSLLP, from the coding sequence ATGCCCAAGGAACGCGTGCTCGCCAGTCTTGATATTGGCAGTTCAAAAATTCGTACAGTTGTTGCCATTACCGAAGGTGGCCAGGAACAGGGTGTGCCGAATGTCATCGGTGTCGGTGTCTCTCCGTCCATGGGTATCCGCAAGGGTCAGGTCATTGATGTCGAAGAACTCATCCACAACATCATCTCTTCCCTGGAAGATGCTGAGCGCATGGCCGGCGTGCCGGTGAACCATGTGTTTGTCGGCATGAGCGGATCGCACATCGAGTCCTTCGATAGCCGTGGCGTCATTGCCATTTCCGGCTCCGAAATCACGATGGATGACGTTGCCCGCGTTCTTGAAGCGGCTCAGGCTGTCAGTATTCCGCCAAACCGCCGCATTCTGCACATTGAACCAAAAGCGTACGCGGTCGACGAACAGCGCGGCATCAAGAATCCGGTTGGTATGACAGGCATCCGCCTCGAGGTGGAAGCGCATATCATCACCGGTCATGTCCAGCATGTGAAGAACCTTGAAAAGTGCATCTCCCAGGCCGGAGTGGATATCGACGCTCTTGTCCCGTCCACTATTGCCGCTGCAGAAGCAACGCTTAGCAAGCGTCAGAAGGAACTCGGGGTTGTGGTCATTGACGTCGGTGCCGGTTGCACCAGCGTTGCCGTGTTTGAAGAGGGAACCATCCTGCACTCCATCGGACTTCCGGTTGCGGGTGAGATGGTGACAAACGATATTGCCATCGGACTCCGTACGTCGGTCGATACCGCTGAGCGCATCAAAATTGAATTCGGATCTGTGCTGCCGCAGGAGATTAACGAGCGCGACACGATCGATCTTTCGTCCATCTCCCGCGTCGACACACAGACAGTTAGCAAGCGTTATATGGCTGAGATCATGCAGGCACGCTACTACGAAATTTTCTCTCTGGTGAAAGCAGAACTCGTCCGCCTCGGACGCAGCGGCATGTTGCCGGCTGGTGCTGTGCTCACGGGTGCAGCAGTGAAAGCTCCTGGCGTGCTCGACCTCGCCCGCGATGTTCTCGGGCTGCCGGTCCAGATGGGCTTCCCGGTTGATATCGGTGGTGTCATTGAGAAAGTCGACGATCCTGCCTACGCAACGTCTCTCGGTACCCTTATCTGGGGACTCCGTGAAGGAGACGGTATGTCTTCCGCTGGAAACTTCCAGATGAAGCGCGTTGCTGCCCAGGTCGGTTCCTGGTTCAAGAGTCTTCTCCCGTAA
- a CDS encoding alpha/beta hydrolase yields the protein MSASETYLLRLPDNRMLEYAAYGDPHGKTVVYFHGFLGSCHQAALADTCGRDLGLRIIAPNRPGIGQSTPHVFPSMTDYAEDIRYLLDALDVERAAFIGVSSGGCFALACSYAMPERTQLTGVAGCIGPLNVIRNLQSMHWFRRYFLSGCNDYPWITGSLLRIVFTVCKFRPQWLYQWLVNTSSLLEPGLMVPQDTVKKVLWNDYKDVFLQANGVQGLLQEARLFFHWGFAPSDFPKEKRVFFWHGKNDPLVPWSIARNLAKHIHRTQVVLFPGGHMTFLTKVESILSRVSAVWEDAPTFNESTSQELHSSASYPVLHFA from the coding sequence ATGTCCGCTTCCGAAACGTATCTCCTCCGGCTCCCTGACAACCGAATGCTCGAATATGCAGCGTATGGTGACCCGCATGGCAAAACCGTTGTGTATTTTCACGGCTTTCTCGGCTCCTGCCACCAGGCAGCTCTGGCTGATACCTGCGGGCGCGATCTTGGTTTGCGGATTATTGCGCCAAACCGGCCGGGAATCGGGCAATCCACTCCGCATGTATTTCCGTCGATGACGGATTATGCAGAAGACATCAGATATTTGCTGGATGCACTCGATGTGGAGAGAGCTGCCTTCATCGGGGTGTCGTCCGGTGGCTGTTTTGCATTGGCGTGTTCATACGCGATGCCGGAGCGTACTCAGCTCACTGGAGTCGCCGGATGTATCGGGCCACTCAATGTGATTCGTAATCTGCAATCCATGCACTGGTTCCGCCGCTATTTTTTGTCGGGATGCAATGACTATCCGTGGATTACGGGATCACTCCTGCGCATTGTCTTTACCGTCTGCAAGTTCCGGCCGCAGTGGTTGTATCAGTGGCTCGTGAATACATCGTCTCTGCTGGAACCGGGACTCATGGTGCCGCAGGACACTGTGAAAAAAGTGTTATGGAATGATTACAAAGACGTTTTCCTTCAGGCCAACGGTGTACAGGGGCTTCTGCAGGAAGCCCGGCTTTTTTTTCACTGGGGATTTGCACCCTCTGATTTCCCGAAAGAAAAGCGCGTGTTTTTCTGGCACGGCAAAAATGATCCGCTCGTTCCATGGTCCATTGCACGCAATCTTGCAAAGCATATTCATCGTACACAGGTCGTCCTGTTTCCGGGCGGTCATATGACATTCCTCACAAAAGTGGAATCGATTCTCAGCCGCGTGTCTGCTGTCTGGGAAGACGCGCCGACATTCAATGAGTCAACGTCACAGGAATTGCATTCCTCTGCGTCGTATCCCGTTTTGCATTTTGCCTGA
- a CDS encoding VOC family protein, with protein sequence MPTNIYISLPVKDAQKSVAFYEALGYKSNPDFSDETTGSIAISDVITVMLASHEKFQEISPKPISDATKFCQVLLSLTCESREEVDALVSKAVAAGGTQAHEPEDYGFMYQSGFYDLDGHGWGLTWMNPGSAQ encoded by the coding sequence ATGCCTACCAACATCTACATCTCCCTGCCAGTCAAAGATGCACAAAAGTCAGTCGCGTTTTACGAAGCACTCGGCTACAAGAGCAACCCCGATTTTTCAGATGAAACAACGGGAAGCATCGCAATCAGCGACGTGATTACTGTGATGCTGGCGTCGCATGAAAAATTCCAGGAGATCTCCCCAAAGCCTATCAGTGATGCAACAAAATTTTGCCAGGTGCTTCTCAGCCTGACATGCGAAAGCCGTGAAGAGGTTGATGCATTGGTTTCGAAAGCAGTCGCTGCCGGCGGCACACAGGCACATGAACCTGAGGACTACGGTTTTATGTATCAGAGCGGCTTCTATGACCTCGACGGACACGGCTGGGGGCTGACATGGATGAATCCGGGTAGCGCTCAGTAA
- a CDS encoding riboflavin kinase has product MITGSGRGKGMGTPTLNLDLADVPGDLKEGIYACKVIINNAIYDAAMHYGPRPVHKDTASCEVHLLDETMSDAPAMIAVEIAAYLRPVQDFPSEAALIAQINDDIAKARGILETYVAPSEKTDS; this is encoded by the coding sequence GTGATCACCGGTTCTGGTAGAGGAAAAGGGATGGGGACGCCGACTCTCAACCTTGATTTAGCTGATGTTCCGGGCGATCTGAAAGAAGGGATTTATGCATGCAAAGTGATCATTAATAATGCGATCTACGATGCTGCCATGCATTACGGGCCGCGCCCTGTTCATAAAGATACGGCTTCCTGCGAAGTACATCTGCTTGATGAAACGATGAGCGATGCCCCAGCCATGATTGCAGTAGAGATTGCTGCCTATCTCCGTCCTGTACAGGATTTCCCTTCTGAAGCCGCTTTAATAGCCCAAATCAACGACGATATTGCCAAGGCTCGTGGTATTCTGGAGACGTATGTTGCACCGTCTGAAAAAACTGATTCCTGA
- a CDS encoding glycosyltransferase family 4 protein, protein MQLMSSAKKTIGIVSWDFSHAKGGMGRSMEWIAESLSADFEVVVGTPGYGLPVTGYRGAGTSLLSFTKRFGGHTLFSLLLPFVLGRWIRKHRIDFLMMPGGPGGVFLWKKPNIPYICSVYHIYEQQARLVPGQGWKKVFIPLEKKTYRNASLILSFNTDTRRVLEETYRLPADRIVSLPHPVSDTWKEASTISRKKGLCVCVARLEERKGVGLLLQAWPLVTEKRPDAQLMIIGQGILADRLDERIRHLHHVVRIPGLLFSDLLSVVKQAEVAVCPAYLEGFGLAAAEAMMAGTAVVAAESEGLRCLVGYGLSVMGYGERGFLFESGNAEECARALLDALNDDQRREKAIDEARSYAELHFDHHRATDALQRVINERVTNGL, encoded by the coding sequence ATGCAACTGATGTCTTCCGCTAAAAAAACCATCGGCATTGTGAGCTGGGATTTTTCGCATGCAAAAGGGGGGATGGGGCGGTCGATGGAGTGGATTGCGGAGTCCTTGTCTGCGGACTTCGAGGTGGTGGTGGGGACGCCCGGTTATGGGTTACCGGTTACCGGTTACCGGGGCGCTGGGACGTCGCTGCTTTCTTTCACGAAACGGTTTGGTGGACATACGCTTTTCTCTTTATTATTGCCTTTTGTGTTGGGTCGATGGATCAGAAAGCATCGTATTGATTTTCTGATGATGCCCGGTGGGCCGGGTGGGGTTTTTCTCTGGAAGAAGCCAAACATTCCGTACATCTGTTCTGTGTATCACATTTACGAGCAGCAGGCGCGGCTGGTGCCGGGACAGGGTTGGAAGAAAGTCTTCATTCCGTTGGAGAAAAAAACCTATCGCAACGCATCGCTCATTCTCAGTTTCAATACAGACACCCGTCGTGTGCTTGAAGAAACGTATCGTCTCCCCGCGGATCGCATAGTGTCGTTGCCGCATCCGGTCAGTGATACATGGAAAGAGGCATCGACGATCTCCAGGAAAAAAGGGCTGTGTGTCTGCGTTGCACGATTGGAAGAACGGAAAGGAGTGGGGCTTCTGCTGCAAGCCTGGCCGCTTGTTACTGAGAAGCGCCCCGATGCACAGCTGATGATTATCGGACAGGGGATTTTGGCCGATCGTCTGGATGAGCGCATCAGACATCTGCATCACGTCGTCCGCATTCCCGGGTTGCTCTTTTCGGATCTCCTCAGTGTCGTGAAACAGGCAGAAGTGGCCGTGTGTCCTGCGTATCTGGAAGGATTTGGCCTGGCTGCTGCGGAAGCGATGATGGCAGGAACGGCTGTTGTGGCTGCGGAAAGTGAGGGGTTGCGGTGCCTGGTGGGTTATGGGTTATCGGTTATGGGTTATGGGGAACGGGGGTTTTTGTTTGAGAGTGGGAATGCTGAGGAGTGTGCACGGGCTCTGCTTGATGCTTTGAATGATGATCAGCGGCGGGAGAAAGCCATTGATGAAGCAAGGAGCTATGCAGAGCTGCATTTTGATCATCATCGCGCAACGGATGCTTTGCAGCGCGTCATCAACGAAAGGGTGACGAACGGACTCTGA
- a CDS encoding glycosyltransferase family 2 protein has translation MKIFHSIIGIPPRILELERFGVGTFTQEEVIRKCTFIRALMQNRGRTDHPYISVVVPAHREGQYLLATLRSLAEQSFLDAECIIVVNGEQKGGETERLARRCGFRVIHEQRAGIGRARQIGLLKAKGEIIVTTDADTLHHRRWLETIAQTCKDNPSLVAGFGWMRALSSSYMHQVCLQLHSAWRSVQGRYWLLNVSEANSFFRREAALRVGGYDIDSNYCEGSQLFHKLTELGEIRGINDRRATIFTSDRRTIAERLQAFAQYLFSWRPVRYGVVR, from the coding sequence ATGAAGATTTTCCACTCCATCATCGGTATTCCACCCCGTATTCTGGAGCTCGAACGCTTCGGTGTCGGAACGTTTACACAGGAAGAGGTCATCAGAAAATGCACCTTCATTCGTGCACTCATGCAGAACCGCGGACGCACAGATCATCCGTATATTTCCGTGGTCGTTCCTGCCCATCGTGAAGGCCAGTATCTTCTGGCAACGCTTCGTTCACTCGCGGAGCAGTCGTTCCTCGATGCAGAATGTATTATCGTGGTGAACGGTGAACAGAAAGGAGGGGAGACAGAGCGTCTCGCGCGCCGCTGCGGATTCCGTGTCATTCACGAACAACGTGCCGGCATCGGGCGCGCACGGCAGATCGGACTGCTGAAAGCAAAAGGGGAGATCATTGTGACAACAGACGCCGATACTCTGCATCATCGCCGTTGGCTGGAAACCATTGCGCAGACCTGCAAAGACAATCCGTCACTTGTTGCAGGATTCGGGTGGATGCGTGCGCTGTCTTCATCGTATATGCATCAGGTGTGTCTGCAGCTGCACAGCGCGTGGCGCAGTGTGCAGGGGCGATACTGGCTCCTGAATGTATCCGAAGCAAATTCCTTCTTCCGTCGCGAGGCGGCGCTTCGCGTCGGTGGCTACGACATCGACAGTAACTACTGCGAAGGATCGCAACTCTTTCACAAGCTCACAGAACTCGGTGAGATCCGTGGCATCAATGACAGGCGCGCTACCATCTTCACCTCAGATCGCCGCACGATTGCAGAGCGCCTGCAGGCGTTTGCACAGTATCTCTTCAGTTGGCGTCCGGTGCGGTATGGGGTGGTACGCTGA
- the dut gene encoding dUTP diphosphatase, giving the protein MHISIKRLDTTLPLPKYESAGAVGFDLVTRETTVIEPGKIALVPGNVIVKVPEGYALFLIARSSLPRKKGLVCPHGIGVIDQDYHGDEDELKVQVQNITDAPVTVERGERIAQGIFVKVETAIWEEVDSHGAETRGGFGSTGHAVSH; this is encoded by the coding sequence ATGCACATCTCCATCAAACGCCTCGACACCACTCTCCCTCTTCCCAAATACGAATCCGCAGGCGCTGTGGGATTTGATCTGGTGACCCGCGAAACAACGGTGATAGAACCCGGAAAGATCGCGCTGGTGCCGGGAAATGTCATTGTGAAAGTGCCCGAAGGATACGCGCTGTTTCTGATCGCTCGCTCGTCATTGCCACGCAAAAAAGGACTCGTCTGCCCGCATGGCATTGGCGTGATTGACCAGGATTATCATGGAGATGAAGATGAGCTCAAAGTGCAGGTGCAGAACATCACGGATGCGCCGGTCACCGTCGAACGCGGCGAACGCATTGCGCAGGGTATTTTTGTGAAGGTGGAAACGGCGATCTGGGAGGAAGTAGATTCCCATGGAGCGGAGACAAGAGGTGGGTTTGGGTCGACGGGGCACGCCGTGTCACACTGA
- a CDS encoding ribonuclease HII, with protein MHPVPVIVGIDEAGRGPLAGPVVAGACHIPLPLYNRRRSYGAWSPHKRAISDDIIIGDSKALTAHHREKAYTWITENCAWGFGIVSAEAIDRIGILEATNEAMRMALAMVAEKITPTYLLVDGRDAFWFDYPHTSIIKGDDKEACIAAGSIIAKVTRDRLMMEASQKFPQYGFEGHKGYGSSDHIAAIKMHGPCALHRRSYLRNILSDSPFLQTTSSPKPVSESSATALLSGYTPAHQPGRE; from the coding sequence ATACATCCAGTACCAGTGATTGTCGGCATTGATGAAGCAGGCCGTGGCCCCCTCGCCGGTCCGGTGGTTGCAGGTGCGTGTCATATTCCCCTACCCCTCTATAACCGCCGGCGATCCTATGGCGCGTGGTCACCGCATAAACGGGCAATCAGTGATGACATTATTATTGGCGACAGCAAAGCGTTAACCGCACATCACAGAGAAAAAGCCTACACATGGATAACCGAAAACTGTGCGTGGGGATTTGGGATTGTGTCTGCCGAAGCGATTGACCGGATCGGCATTCTGGAAGCAACGAACGAGGCGATGCGGATGGCTCTGGCGATGGTTGCCGAAAAGATTACACCGACCTATCTGCTCGTCGACGGCCGCGATGCCTTCTGGTTCGATTATCCGCACACGTCGATCATCAAAGGAGACGACAAAGAAGCCTGCATTGCAGCAGGGTCTATTATCGCAAAAGTGACGCGGGACCGGCTGATGATGGAAGCCTCACAGAAATTTCCGCAGTACGGCTTTGAGGGACACAAAGGCTACGGATCGAGTGATCATATTGCGGCTATTAAAATGCATGGACCATGTGCATTGCATCGGCGGAGTTACCTGAGAAATATTCTCAGCGATTCCCCTTTTTTACAAACAACATCAAGCCCAAAACCAGTATCGGAATCGTCAGCCACTGCCCTTCTGTCAGGATATACACCGGCACACCAGCCTGGTCGCGAATGA
- a CDS encoding M50 family metallopeptidase, translating to MLLVVSALAFFFLITGLILIHEFGHFIAARRAGVVVEEFGFGLPPRGMTLFRWQGTDFTLNWIPFGGFVRLKGENGDDGAKAAKGSFVYAGIPARCGILLAGVAMNFILALVIFFFGFSFGKWIPTYLSLDDMEAAAARGDIHLKLAVLVDDVLTGGTASEVGVPEGAVLLSVDGQPVSKPEDVIAAQQGKSQVIYAYTQGEDQTQRTMTVPVDEGKTGVVLRSFTQELSAPNRNPLDAAWLSIRETSVVTKQTIIGIGTLFSSLAQRGTVPEGVTGIVGIAQLTYQSVEHGFMVYLRLVALLSLSLAILNVLPFPALDGGRLVFTLAELFVKPGKRRIEILTNTVGFGVLLLVILIVTLYDVVRLFR from the coding sequence ATGTTACTTGTCGTGTCTGCCCTGGCATTTTTCTTCCTGATTACGGGACTCATTCTCATTCATGAGTTCGGTCATTTTATCGCCGCACGTCGTGCAGGAGTTGTAGTTGAAGAATTCGGATTCGGATTGCCGCCACGCGGCATGACGCTCTTCCGCTGGCAGGGGACAGACTTCACGCTCAACTGGATTCCGTTCGGAGGATTTGTGCGACTGAAAGGAGAGAACGGTGACGACGGTGCGAAGGCAGCGAAAGGAAGTTTCGTGTATGCAGGCATCCCGGCCCGTTGCGGCATTCTGCTTGCCGGTGTCGCGATGAACTTCATTCTTGCACTCGTCATTTTCTTCTTCGGTTTCTCGTTTGGAAAATGGATTCCGACGTATCTGTCTCTCGATGACATGGAAGCGGCTGCAGCACGCGGCGATATTCACTTGAAGCTTGCTGTCCTTGTTGATGATGTGCTGACCGGTGGAACAGCATCCGAAGTTGGTGTGCCGGAAGGTGCGGTCCTTCTGTCTGTGGACGGACAGCCTGTCTCCAAGCCGGAAGATGTGATCGCGGCACAACAGGGAAAGTCACAAGTCATCTATGCGTACACACAGGGTGAAGATCAGACGCAGCGGACCATGACGGTTCCGGTGGATGAAGGAAAGACGGGCGTGGTGCTTCGTTCGTTCACGCAGGAACTCTCTGCACCGAACCGCAATCCGCTTGATGCCGCGTGGCTTTCTATCCGTGAAACAAGTGTCGTCACGAAGCAAACTATTATCGGCATCGGTACGCTCTTTTCATCCCTCGCGCAGCGCGGCACCGTGCCGGAAGGCGTCACGGGTATTGTCGGCATTGCTCAGCTGACGTATCAGTCTGTGGAGCACGGTTTCATGGTGTATCTGCGCCTGGTGGCCCTTCTCAGCTTGAGCCTCGCGATCCTCAACGTGTTGCCGTTCCCTGCGCTCGACGGAGGCCGCTTGGTCTTCACACTTGCAGAACTGTTTGTGAAACCCGGCAAACGCCGTATTGAAATTCTGACCAACACTGTCGGTTTCGGTGTCCTCCTTCTTGTCATCCTCATTGTCACCCTTTATGACGTCGTCCGTCTCTTCCGTTAG
- a CDS encoding UDP-N-acetylmuramoyl-L-alanyl-D-glutamate--2,6-diaminopimelate ligase — protein sequence MLHRLKKLIPEQHPVRLLWHKSKALTAAVRYGFPAKKLTVIGVTGTDGKTTTVGMIAHILNANEIPTGALSTAFFQIKTDITWNATQKTSPNPFIIQKFLRQLIREGCTHAVLEYSSHGLIQGRTHFTYPLIGAITNVSEEHLDYHGTMQEYIRAKGLLFRMLQKKGGAKILNADDRTYGAYSNIPTEWSISYSAVRPFDASSDLHHLGIWTGPVQVHPRGASAELFTTTADILDPLTLSIPGAFNIQNALCALSCAHAAGVDVNQCTLALKSFTGIPGRMERIDAGQDFSVFIDFTVTPQSYEATLSTLKAMLPADKRLLVLMGSCGDRMKEKRPVIGKIASNYADVLVVTNEDPYTEDPEKIIDDVWAGIDQSKTKAHRMSDRKEAIEFLLKEAKKDDIVILCGKGSDTTMWVKNGQVPWNEREIVKTLLSHS from the coding sequence ATGTTGCACCGTCTGAAAAAACTGATTCCTGAGCAGCATCCCGTGCGGCTCCTCTGGCACAAATCCAAAGCTCTGACTGCCGCCGTGCGCTACGGTTTTCCGGCGAAGAAACTGACGGTGATTGGCGTGACGGGAACCGATGGAAAGACCACCACAGTGGGTATGATCGCGCATATTCTGAACGCCAACGAGATTCCGACAGGTGCGCTGTCGACAGCCTTCTTTCAGATCAAAACCGACATCACCTGGAATGCCACACAGAAGACATCACCCAACCCTTTCATCATCCAGAAGTTCCTGCGTCAGCTGATTCGTGAGGGGTGTACACATGCAGTGCTGGAATATTCATCGCACGGATTGATTCAGGGACGAACGCACTTTACCTATCCGTTAATTGGAGCGATTACGAATGTGAGCGAGGAGCATCTCGATTACCACGGAACCATGCAGGAATATATCCGGGCAAAGGGACTGCTCTTCAGAATGCTGCAAAAAAAAGGCGGTGCAAAAATTCTCAATGCAGATGACCGGACATATGGTGCATACAGCAACATCCCAACAGAATGGTCGATTAGTTACAGTGCTGTCCGCCCCTTCGATGCATCATCTGATCTGCATCATCTGGGTATCTGGACAGGTCCGGTGCAGGTACATCCGCGTGGAGCATCTGCAGAACTGTTCACGACAACGGCAGACATCCTCGATCCCCTGACTCTCAGTATTCCCGGCGCTTTCAATATTCAGAATGCGCTCTGTGCACTCAGCTGCGCGCATGCGGCAGGAGTGGACGTGAACCAATGCACGCTTGCCCTGAAAAGTTTCACCGGAATCCCAGGCCGCATGGAACGGATTGATGCCGGCCAGGATTTTTCGGTCTTCATCGACTTTACGGTGACACCGCAGTCCTATGAAGCAACGCTTTCGACTCTCAAAGCAATGTTGCCTGCCGATAAGCGCTTACTTGTCCTAATGGGAAGCTGCGGCGACCGCATGAAAGAAAAGCGTCCGGTCATCGGAAAGATTGCAAGCAACTACGCTGATGTCTTGGTTGTCACCAATGAAGATCCGTACACGGAAGATCCGGAAAAAATTATCGATGACGTGTGGGCGGGAATTGATCAGTCCAAAACAAAAGCCCACCGCATGTCTGACCGTAAAGAGGCTATAGAATTCCTGCTGAAGGAAGCCAAAAAAGATGACATCGTGATTCTGTGCGGCAAGGGATCGGATACGACCATGTGGGTAAAAAATGGGCAAGTGCCATGGAATGAGAGAGAGATCGTAAAGACACTTTTGTCACACTCGTGA
- the ftsZ gene encoding cell division protein FtsZ yields the protein MSREVRPDALPGALIRVLGTGGAGSNAVARMVTGKVQGVEFIAVNTDIQAIYHNPAGKKITIGRGTTRGLGAGANPEIGKSAAQESLEEIKAALEGTDMLFITAGLGGGTGTGSIGIIAELARSMGILTVGVVTKPFSFEGLKRRKNAEEALENLKGKVDTLITIPNDKILSIIDKTTPLTEAFEVVDEVLQHAIEGISSLITQHGLVNVDFADVRTIMQDGGTTLMGIGYGTGDSRAAEAARAAIDSPLLDLSISGAKGILFNITGGNDLSMFEVDEAARIITETAAPEATIIFGAVIDENYTGQVKCTVIATGFDPAESQSTPSFATPAQRYLTKAAGPSAPMTDRAPGFKDDKLEPMKSSAPQLNEEELEVPAFMRKPISK from the coding sequence ATGTCGCGCGAAGTGCGCCCTGACGCATTGCCCGGTGCCCTCATCCGCGTTCTTGGAACCGGAGGTGCCGGCTCAAACGCCGTTGCACGCATGGTGACGGGAAAAGTGCAGGGTGTTGAGTTTATTGCCGTCAATACCGATATTCAGGCCATTTACCACAACCCGGCTGGCAAGAAAATCACGATCGGACGCGGGACAACCCGTGGTCTTGGTGCCGGTGCAAACCCGGAGATTGGAAAGAGCGCCGCTCAGGAAAGCCTGGAGGAAATCAAAGCTGCTCTCGAAGGAACAGACATGCTCTTTATTACAGCGGGTCTCGGAGGAGGAACGGGAACAGGAAGCATCGGTATCATTGCCGAGCTTGCCCGCAGCATGGGAATCCTCACGGTGGGAGTCGTCACCAAGCCGTTCAGCTTTGAAGGTCTCAAGCGCCGCAAGAATGCAGAAGAGGCCCTCGAGAACCTGAAGGGAAAAGTCGACACACTCATCACCATCCCGAACGACAAAATCCTCTCGATTATCGACAAGACAACGCCGCTGACCGAAGCATTCGAAGTGGTCGATGAAGTGCTCCAGCATGCCATTGAAGGTATCTCCAGCCTCATCACCCAGCACGGTCTTGTGAACGTCGACTTCGCCGACGTCCGCACGATCATGCAGGACGGTGGAACCACCCTCATGGGTATCGGATACGGAACCGGCGACAGCCGCGCTGCAGAAGCTGCCCGCGCTGCCATCGACAGCCCGCTTCTTGATCTCAGTATCAGCGGCGCAAAGGGTATCCTCTTTAACATTACCGGTGGAAATGACCTCAGCATGTTCGAAGTGGACGAGGCTGCACGCATCATTACCGAAACCGCAGCACCGGAAGCAACGATCATCTTCGGAGCTGTCATTGACGAAAACTACACAGGTCAAGTGAAGTGTACGGTGATTGCCACAGGCTTCGATCCTGCAGAAAGCCAGTCCACGCCGTCATTTGCAACTCCTGCACAGCGCTACCTGACAAAGGCAGCCGGACCCTCCGCACCTATGACAGACCGCGCCCCGGGTTTCAAAGACGACAAACTTGAGCCTATGAAGTCCAGCGCTCCGCAGTTGAATGAGGAGGAATTGGAAGTCCCGGCGTTCATGCGCAAGCCGATTAGCAAATAA